Within Styela clava chromosome 8, kaStyClav1.hap1.2, whole genome shotgun sequence, the genomic segment TTATCTCTATAGAGTTATTCCTCTATCTATTTACTCTTAGGATCTgtgtttttttgaaaatatttgacattgcAATTGCAGAATATGTAGTGAAAGTTTATCACCGTCAGGACTGTTAACAGAAAACGTACAAAGCTTTTTACCACCCCTTTCTAGCATATCGTATCATTTTATTAATaccatttttattgaaaactacAGAGCAAAATATGAGATATTTTTACTACTGCGATCAATTGCTTTTCGTATTATTGCCCCACAGACGAGCGAAGGCTAATAACAAAGATTTGATAAATGTCTTGATATACAGCCATTCCCAGATTGGTTATTTTAACTTCTACATTGTGGATTATTGAATTGTTTGTTGTATATGCGTTGCCCAATGCGTATACTGGTATAGGAAACGAAGTAATGTTTCCGAATTTAATCATTTTGTACACATACGTCAATTTATAGTTTTTATCTAAAGGAGAAACACAAAGATCATTCGGTGAAAGCGACTCTTATTGCAATATTCAAGCATAGTACGAATTTCATGCAAATTTTACTTCTACCCGCTCTGCTCTATCATGGTCTGATGTATGGATTTTATCTTGGTGAACTTGTTAGAGCTTACACCTCTTGCATTCTGGGCGTAGAACATGTAAGTGCTGTAAAATCAACTTATATTTATTGCGTTGCCGTTCACGTATTTCGTTTAATCAAGAATGCCTTTGGCTAGTAGCCGGTTTCTCATTCAACTCTTTTTCTTTCCCTCGCGGGCTCAAATGTTTCCAACTTATGTTTATGTCCCGTCAATAAACGACATAGCATGATTGACAATGAGAACGTCTACTGTATATGTGTAGCAATGATGGATGAGAATACTAATGTCCGTcttgtataaatattttaacattataAGGTCATAGGACTTATAAACAACAGATTGTTTATTCTaaattattaaacttccgaCAAGTTCCGAGCTCACACGTATAGAACTCAAAGTGTGACGAATCTTAAATTACGTAAAggacattaaaaataaataatgtatttATATGTGATTTAGGTTGGATTGTCACTGGTGGctatttcaatttcaagtgCAATATCCTCTGTGTTATCTGGTAAATTGATTGGTCTTTTGGGACGAAATATCACCATTGCTATTTTGCTTGTCGGGGAGACGTTGGCATACGTATTCTGTTTGTTATGGAGGCCAAATGAAGATTCAAAATCTTTAGTTTATGCAATATTTGTTGTGTTCGGAGTCACATATTCGTGTTGGAAAATGTGTATTATAAGTAAGTAACGGCATTACTTTAACGGTGAAGAATTTAGCAGTGAAACATCGATCAGTAAATCATCATCATCCTTCCGGTTTTGACTTCCAATGATTTATATATAGTATTTAGGGATATAATCTCTCTCAGATAGTCGCTGTTCTTTACAGTCGCCGCCGATCATTTCAATGTGTAATAGACGTTACCTAAATTTAATCTGTATGATTAcagatttttatataattttgctCTATAGTTAAGTTATTATCCTTATACTCAACCAGGATAGATAGACAAACAACCAACTTTCCTCTTCCACTACTCTCTTAATATCTGATTTATAATTTAATCTATCTTATTCAATCATCCATGACACATTTTGTCTCTAAATTCATGGAAGTACACTTGTAAAATTAAACTACCATTTCAATGATTACATTTTGTAGATATGAGAACAATAAAATGATAGTAACTCACATCCCATTATTTTATTAGTCTCTtacaaatttttctgttttaggTATGTACACAGATTACTTCCCAAAAAATCAGGAGATTGCTTACACTGTGTGGAGTATTTGGATTTTAATCGGAATTGCGATAAGTTTTGTTTGGAGTCCTTTGTTATGTGTCCGTGCCAAACTTTACGTTCATTGCGTCGTTCTATTGCTATCTGTTTCCTGTTATGGTGAgaacttttttgaacattgtatatatatatatatattactaccCTTTCCCTTCAGTCGTCATTTCACTCGTCAACATCAAATTTGTCGTCATTTCCAATTATAAGATTCCAGACACTCAAAATGACGTTTGCTGGTAcatatttttttagattttctaGTGCTTAGTATTTATTTCGTGTTTTAAAAAACGTCTATCTTTGCTGTTGCTCAAAATCTCGAATCTGATACATTGCCCACACAAACAGTTATTTAATTTCAAGAAATCGATTActaattttcgttttttttggTACTTTAGTGGTAACTTGTACCTTGAACATGAGCACATTTCTAACATAATATGGTATAAAAGTTTCCCTTTTGCCTAAATGGATGGAATTGTTCAAGGAAGCTTGTATAAATAAAGATAATTCGTCCGTTTTCAGGTGTTGCAGAATTTTTCTACAAATCTAATTATCAATCCAGAGAATTAAACATTGAAGTAGAACCTGATGAAAAGCAGCTATTTCAGGAAAAAGACGAACAATAGCGTTTCATCATCATTTGTGATTTAAGCAACACCACTTCAAATTCATTTGGCAAAATAAATATCGTATATTTTTGCTAACATAATAGTGCTCCTCTTACCTCAAACAATTGTAATATGTAACAAGGTTATCCAATTTTTCAGacaattcatattttcaatgtaCATGTATAGAGTTAATTGCACAGCTGTTTTGTTTAATCTGTGCGGTGCGGAGTCGACAACCGACAGCATTTCTATACGTGCTTTGGGTTGCTGCATAAACCATTACGTTGAAGAATTGTGAGAGTGATTGATGGTGTAGTGTTTAGAACGTTAGCCTAACTACATGTTGGCCATATGTCTACAGGGAATCTGTGTGTGCTCACCACATTGAgtgaaataattataattttcttaTAGACAATGTCTGATTTTTGTCTCAAAATGATACACCGTCATCAAAATGTATTACTATGTTAtcgtatatttttattaatgcaaatatttataaatgtgattttaattaaaatatatattatattatgtacGTGATTTATAATCGCTTCGATTATTTGATTAAAATGAGTACGAATAATTTGAAGCACCTGCATACAAGTTTCGGATACTTTTAGGCCCAACTTGCACGTCTAATTTTACTCGCAAATTCAAGATATCTCTACAACAACTTAATAATATGCAGTTTACGATGGGTGTAATCTGTCTGAACTTGATATAGCTAATATTTCAATGAGTTGAATCAGAGAaagatgaaaattatttttaattttttgacagttttaaGAGCGTGATTTCAGccaaatgaaattattgaaggAATATCATTATTAAATATCTTTTTGTAAAACTGGTAGTAGAAGTGTATTTTTATTGCATATATGCATTCCATTTCACACACTTCGTAATATACACAATTCTCGATATTTGCTTCCACATGGCGGATGTGCGTTAGGTACTTTTTGGATTACAGTCTCTATACTATAATACCATTCATCCAGCACTCGTAGCGGCAGACTTGAAATCATCAACCATACCCTTTATCATCGTATTCGGCGAATTATCCGGCAGCAATGCATGAGTGAATTTATCATCGGTGGAAAGAGCGCATTTTAATTGAAGCCTTTTAGATGTACTgttgttttttcactttgaCAACAAGCTTTGGTCTCGTTTCTTATCCATTCATAATAATACGCAACGTCTGTATATATGCCAGGACTGTAGGGGTATCTTGAATTACagtgtttatttccgtaactcGTCACACCGAACATATAAAATCTACCGTCGTCCAACTTCTTGACTAAAGAACCACCTGAATCACCCGTGCAAGTATCTTTTCTTGCCTCCCCTCCAGCACATAAAACCCCTTCTTCAGGTAAACCCCAAACATATTTTGTACATTCTTTGCGTTCCACGTACGGTAGATCAACTTTTTTCAGGTATTTGGCGCCTGGTCCAAATCCAAGAGTAGCTCCCCATCCGTAACTCCATAGGGTATCTTTGTTCATGTTAGTATTAACGGTAGGCAAGCACGCGGGCTGCACGTAGCTGTTGAACATTATTGGTGTGCTgcaaaaaatcatatatatagatatttcAAGCTGAATAAAGAATTAGATTAAGTGTGAGGCAAGATCATTAAGTCTAATGTACTGTGACAGTCgcaattcattatatttttgtacACATATACTTCGAATGCTTGAtgatgtaaataaaatttttaagtCATACATGTTATAATTCGTTAAATATCCAGAACCTTAAGATACAATCCCCtctttacattcatttttattacACCCAAATATTTTACGATTTTCAACAGGTAATGTATATATGATAGATTTTTTACGATACATACTAAGATTGTACAAAATTTCATGGAAAAGTTTCAATTGTATATAAATATTGGTCAACgagaatgaaaaaacaaacttaTATCATACGAAGCTGTCATTTATCTTCCTATCAGGATTCAGGGTTGCATATGAATAAGTCCTagatgatattttaaaatattatatttaaattaattttgatccAACTTACCCGAGTTCAATCAACGCAATATCGTATCTATAACTCGgtgttattttgaattttggaTGAAGTATGAATTTCTTGAGATTTGCTTTTTTGAAGACTTGTGTTGTTGATTCCATGTATCCAAACATGCCTTGATGTCTTCCAACATATACTGTGAAAGTATTTATCATAtccctaaaaaaaaaaaaagatgacgTAAGTGACTTAATGTCGAATAATTAGTATTACTTCACAAAgggtatttgaaatattcattacCTCGTTTCTGGAAAGCCGAACTCAGTCGAAGCCAGACAGTGAGCGGCAGTTATTAACCAGCGTTCGCATATGATTGTAATGCCACAAAATCTGACGTATTTGCCAACCTGAATAGTAATATTCCAGTTAGCAATCTAATATATTCGAAAAAATGTTTAATCGACTCGTGGTGGCTGACTTTGTTATATACCTTGTCTGATTCTGTGCACCCAGCAGAACAGCGATTACCTATCCATGACGACTGATCTAGTTTTAACAGTTCGTCTTCGATACCGGTATAAATTATAAGAACAAGAAACgcgaaaatgaaaaattttaaactaaAGCAGtgagtatttttaaaattattagatataCTAAAGACGACATACAACTGGATTGAGGACGAACTGTGAAATGGGTATATTTACACTTGAAGTAcactatttttttcaaatataatgcTTTTTCATTCACAATTTAGTACAGGCGGAAATTTATGCGTATGATGCCCAAACTTGAAACGTGTAGCGTAACGCAAgtccattttttttatctcaaaaTAAAGTACCTCACCATAAATATAAGAAACTTTGTGTGCTATTTAAAAGAACAGATCCCGGTGGCTCCTTAGGCCTAGGTGGTTTCTGTGAGGGAAGAGAGAGGCAACTAGATTTTTAGGCTATCGATTGTGAAATACCAGCCGTCGAAGACTCGACGAACCGTAAGAAGCTACGATTACTggtttattatattatatcacCTCAACAATGTGGAACATACCTTTTGTAAGATCAATCCATGCCAAGGAAATTCCCCCTTTCTTGCCCATGATCCGCCGACTATTTTCAGTCGAACGTCTGGAAACGGTCGATTGCCGATTCTTGGAAAATATGACTGGTGTTGTCTGCAAgacaaaatgttttgttttgttgctTTCATTTATCACATTTCCTAAATAGAGTAATATTCTCTCTACAATCAAATACCGCGGCATATGCAATAATCTCAATGAttaggagcctattgattttggatgaattatgtcgctTAACtggcgagttattaattaattagtgatgggacacgcggtgtcactatagagtcatgaatcgaaaccgcagtttcgatcgataaatctccgctctctgaccgatattctcgttataatattgggatattttgtacaaagacccCGCCCCGcatttttttgcattagtggcgggtgctttgtacaaaagatccttaTATTGCATATGACTTGGTGATATGATATGCAAAGgaccataaaaaatattttcctcGTGTACGTATTGGCTCTTCCAAAAAGTTGttcttttcatttttgttcaaaaaattataaGCAGTATAATCATTTAAAGTGACATTCATCAAATTCTCTTAATTACCCACAAGTAAGATTTCGAAACAGACGTGACGAAAGATGGAGGGCGAAAGTCAAAAGCCTGTTTCTGATGTTTTCGATAGATTAGACGTTTATGGTGTAGTTTATAGTGCGCTAGCTTACACATTGCGATCGTAGGCGAAGATGGGACGAGTATGAAAACTAACttaaatgtatataaatatacatttaaATATACGAGCAGAAGTTTTCTGGTTGTTATATATGTATTATGTAGTgtagtatatataataaaacgACGTCACATGTATTTGTAGCACGTGTGCGACTTCTTGTCTGAAagtcataaaaaaatattatattaactTTTATTCTATTATTGATTGACAGGAAAAGCGCCTTACCTTTGTCGTCGCCTGTTTTCCTCTTCCATGGAACGTCTGAATCTTGATTCATACCGTGAAGCAGACCATCTGTTGTTCATAATTGGCACCTCTCCACATTTTCTTGGAAAACATATTTGATCTTCTTCTTTCTGTATGTGTTGTGCCGTTTCTGTAAGTTTAAGATATGATGAGTACCTTCTTAACGCACTTACTCGTCATGTTCTATAGGGGTTACATGATGATATTCGTTTTTAATTATTGTTCATATCTTTCGATTCCATTGTCAATTGTTTAAGTGGTCCAGTAAATCAAACATTTGTGCTACTCATGTTTTAATAGTTACTGAaggaatatttaattttgggAATGTGTGAGCCTTCAAATTTATGATGATTATTCTACAACGGAAAAATAGCAGAGGTAAATGTAAAGAGAGATAATGAAGATAGAAGAGGAAAAAGAAATCAATTTTCTTGTATCACTGCATACATTATCGTTATATACATATAGGATTAATTTACTTACTGACTTGAACTCCATTCCATCTGTACGTAACGCCCATGTATGTTTGTTTTGGCGCGTCGGCACCTGATCCTTCCTCATTTTCGGCTTCACTGTTGTCGCTCACATTACATACATGACATGTTTTTGGGCACCACTGAAGCATATGAGAACGAAAGGGTCCGGTGCAGAAATTAGACAGCCGCTCACACGTTTGCCTGTATAAAACGGATCGCACATTTTATTCATTATACAATAAATTCTGCAATTAGTATACCAAGGAGCCGTATTCTAAAACTTGGCTACTAAATCAGATTTAAGTACATAGCATTGGTTTGAGTAATTTTTTCTAACAAAACATATTCTATTTATCTCTTCTTTATATGAAACAGTTTGTAGAATGAATCAAACTCTTATAATACAAGATCTGAATGACATTTCGCTTTATTAAAACCTGCTGTATTTTCATAACATAAATGTAAACGatgtatttataatatcattcaAAAGCCATAGAGGGTGTATCGGAGCAACTGAGCAGTTATCTTGGTTTCCTATTCTTTGTTCTGTGTATCATTATATACTTGAATTAATAAACGATATCAACTGTGAGAATATCTGACTCGGATGCTACAAGTCTGGCATTTACAGAAAGTTAATTCTACAACGTTCACCTAGAAGCTCTTTACAACTACGAAGAAATGAGAATTAGTGAGAGGAAACGCAAGAGAAATAGCAACGTTAGGCAACTTTAAAGCAAACTTGCACATCCTTGTTTGCAAAATGCCGTCATTTATTGTACTACAACATAACGCAGGACAAAAACGGACACTCTATCTGTAACATGCTAAACAGTGTTTGACCCAGACATGACCTGACATACCAAGATGACTAAATACCATGTAGTCGTTTGATTTAGGTTTTACATACTTAATATCGAACTATTGATTAAGTGAccaataataattattattagacTAACTTCGGTCAGACAAAACCTATATCAATAGTTTGGATTGTACATTATTTATTAAACTTAATTTTCATCGACTGAGCCAATATGGCATCGCTATTTTGCTCTTTggcaatcaatttcaaatatgatattactttttataccagtaaataaaaaatggatgaaaaatgcttcaaaaattgttttttgaccAGTGTACCAGAGCAACATTTTGCTATATTTGGATAAATAGCAACTTTATTTTGGCGTGTGCGTCTGAGTGGAATTACTTATACCAGAATATATCAGTGAATTTTACGTCCTAGTTGTTGATAATCAATCAATTTTCATATATCTGTCTTCTTGGacactttatatatatttgcaaaCCGTAATTAAAAAGAATTGCCGCATAATCTTTCTTTATACGAGACATTCGATcaataaatgaaattaattaGACGGAAGagaatgatattttaaatacaaaatattggtgCGAGGAGTATTGGTTGTGTcggtaaatttttaaatatatgagCTATTTTTGTATTACAATCCATTTTTATGTGAAGATATCATATTCGCGTTTCGcaaatatgtaaattctttCCCGTAAAAATGCCACTGGTATGTTATATTTAAGATTCATGAGATTTGATGATGGTGAAATTGATAGATCGACACTTCTAACtttaatcaatttattttagaaGATAATAAgaatcaataaaatattcaaatttgtttattgCATAGTTTTTACAAGCAACATGCTTTGCATGAGGGAAGGATGTGGCAGGTTATTTTGTACCGGACTATATTTCTTTCTTTGTAACGTAGAATATGCTGTAATTATACCCTCGTTGAACGGATATCTTATATCTGTCAACGCACCGACTGGATTCCTGGGTATTATTTTATCTTCATTTACTATTGCTGGCATGATATCAACCCCAATATATGGTCGGATATCCGACAAAACTGGAAGGAATAAACTATTGGCAATTGTGAGTAACTTATTTGAGATTGCAGGAAACTTGATGTATCTTGTCGGAGGTGATTACAGGTTGATTTGGTTTGGAAGAATAATGGCTGGACTTGGAGTTGGTGCAGGTTCTGCCTACATGGGCGTGATATCGAAAACGACAACAGTGGAAGAAAGGACTAGAATGCTATCAATAATAGGTGCTGTGAGAAACATAGGAATGGTTGCTGGTCCTGGTTTCAACCTTTTCTTATTCAAGCTTGATTTCAAGCTTGGATCTTTCAGTGTGAACCAGCTAACTTCGCCTGGCCTACTCATGGCTATGATGTGGGTAATACATACAATTTTTGTTATACTGTTTTTTAAAGACGTACCAATAAACTATGCTGAAACAAGAAAAGTAGAAAAAGACCCAATTCTATCATATAATAATTTGCTTAAAAATACCAGTGTTACAGAAGAAAATACCGATGAAAGAGACATTATCAATCCACTTACAAAAAGCTTTCGTGATGAATTTTTTAGGCCTGAAGTAATTGTTTGCCTTCTAGTGGGTTTTGTAACATGGACTTCTTTGACTGGTCTCGAATCAGCACTGACACCGATTACTTTATTCTTCTTCGGTTGGCATGACATTGAAAACAGTTTAATATTTGGTGCCGGTGGTCTCGCTGTTGTTATAGTATTTGCTCTAATTGGAATCGCAAGCAAAACGATTGACGATCGTGTCATCATGCTATCAGGCTGCCTCTGTGGTATACTTTGCTATTCGATTTTTACCGTATATACGACCGTGTTATATTTTAGGAAAGACGTAGAAAATCCAAAATGGCTATTGCCAATGTTTTGGATCGACTGGATTATGTTAACGATTTGCATTCCTTCCATTATTATGCCTCTCACGTCCATTTATTCAAAGATTACTAGTATTGAGACGCAAAGTTGCAATCAAGGAATATTACTGATTATTGCTGGCATTGGTAAAATCCTTGGTCCCATATTGTCTTCACTAATGGTGACTCCAAAACGATTACCTATTTTAGGAGGAATTGTTCTAGGATTAACTAGTATTGGTGTTGTTTTTACATGTGCTTCATATGAAATGCTTGTCCCTCCAGACAACCCACGCCCTAATAATAAAAGCGAATGTGATATAAATGAAGCATCGGAGGAAGAAGGTAGTCCTTTGTTATATGATGATGAAACGTAGTTGAAACTATTTTTCGAGAATGactatatttacaaaaaaatttcagaatgtaTGAATATGTATCTATTTTTGATTGACTATTGTTTACTTATATCGTAATATTTGTGGTTGTTAGCTAGCATGCACGGTTCAACTAGAATTCCGCCTGAGACACCCAAATACTCATGTTAACCAATAATAGCTGATTGGTTTCAGACATATCGTCCCGACTTTCTATAAGGCAAACTTATTtgttttataaacattttttgaaatgtgCTCGTCGTGATGTTAATCAAATGAATTTATGTTATTGTGAACGAATATTACTGAATTTTTATGAGGCGATTTCACTTGCTAGGTCAAGAGCTATACTGTGATGGCGAATTTGTCATTGATGAAGTTTGGGAGTGATTTCTGCTTTCTACCATCTTATTTATTTATGatgaaaacatataaaataaacaCTCTGTATTTTTAGGTTTGTATCCCATTAATATGCTACGTACCGCAAATTTCTGCACTTTGCGTATTCATTTTCTTTTGAGTTTCCTTCATTGCATTGTCCACAACTTTCTGGGCAATTTTCAGCCATCCATGTCGTGTATCTTGGTCTTTCATGGTCACAATATCCTAAATTGGCCCAAACTGGACAATCTTCTCGATTCCTGTCTTCACAATTAACTCTGCCTATAATAATAGAAATAGAGTATTAGGTTTATTTCACTTTTAAGCGATAAATGAATGATGAGATGCTTAATGCTCTTTCAATAGCTACTACTGGTAGTTATGGGCAAATTAAAATGAGCCTGATTGGTAAACTGACTCCGAGGCGTTTCCCAATTGACAATATTTGAATCGCACAATTTTGCAGATCACGTATAACCGGTATCTCGTACGTTGGATTTCGGCATTGGTATGACAGAGTAAAAATGTTTCAGGTTCAGTAAACGATAAGATCAACACCAACTCTcaacaaaaatatgttttgctTCTGATTGGATTTTATAACGAGGCCTGCTACAATACCATTGTGTATTGTTGGGTACAATCTCCCAAACCCAAGATGTGAGTCATCTGCCATCAGATTCTCGAGTCAAGTCCAAGTCcaaaaaattttaaagataAGATTGATTTAGAATTGGATGACTCGGTTAACTTGAGTCTTTGAAAAAGTGGCATACGTCTCCTCACTACTATGACTGCATCGCCATGTAATTAAATGACATCCCCACTGCTTTTTTGAATGTAAATTTCATACGGCCATTCGTaggtttaaattattttatgacGTTGTATTGGTATTCTTTTTACACAGAAATTTAAGCTTACAAGAATGTTTTGTGAAAAATTCCTGAAGCTATTTTTGCAAtaccaaaaatataaattcgaCACTCAATGTGTAAATCAAAAACCAAAAGTCAAAACAACGttattttggtaattttctaTACCATGAAAATTGTGATGGAATAGAtgtatatgataaaaataaaacgagatGAAGACAATACATGATTATGATTTAAGACGCCCTTGCATAAACTTTATCATTTGCCTATATTAGTTTTTTCCTACGTCATCCAATCCAGGTGGCAAAGACGTATAATGACATTTGCGGGACCACTTTGATCCCTAAATGGGGTCGAAATTTTTTAGCGACATCGGCGGCAACTGAGATCACAGGTGTGCGGCAATAATTCGAATAGTGTTTGCGCGTcggcatttttcaaatttcttttcatCATTGAGACAGGCAGTTATAAATAAAACGTAAAATTAgtttaattttcatttaatatctaaattatataatatacattCAAGCTAGAATTACTTATCTGCGTGTGATCTTTGTACATGCGATTCTCGCCCGAAAGGTCTATTGGAATTACGCTATAATCACTGTAGattgtattattttttgaaatatgtaaaCAAGTTCCAAAATCAaccattttgtgacattttatTGTCCATATTTGGAATGACGTCTTTGCTTTATAGTAATTCATCACAGCTGTTCCCAATTTGGGAGACAAGTCGCGCATGTCTCTTATAATTGAACTTGATCTTCTCTAATTTATGTCAACAACTCAATTACCAATTTTAGCACCTGCCACATTGCACCCCAAAATCCGACCATGGTATTTCAAGAATCTGATTGCGGCTTTGCAGTGTATTATACACGTTTAAGTTCATGCAACTTTTTCGAATTTTGCACAATTAGCtacatacaaatttttttatcaatatcgATCAAATAGACGATATTTTAGATAAGTTTTACATagagatatttatatataatatctaCAACAAAAATGCTATCGCGTTATTCTATTTTCTGCTTTCGTGATTGTCCCTtttcgtttaaaaaaaaaaaattcgattatTTCCAGATGGCGATTAAGTTCATTTCTATTGTTTCGGTCCCATTTTCAACATTTCCATTTTGAGCTCACATATTTGCTTTAATTAAGCACATTCGCATAAAAACAAACTATGGCTATTTTACTACACTGTATAGTTAAAATATAAGTCCCAAATAATTACTTGATTTGAATCCCATGTGAAGTACAGTCAGAAACTTTTGTTTCATTGTCAAATTCATAAAATACGTTGATGATGGTGGACGAGGGTTGCTAATATTTATCCAATTTGTCCATTCCGGTTTCCAGATTTTTTTCCAGTCTAAAACCTGTTTATATAAAATTGGATATAATACTTTATCAGTCACACATTCATGCTTGATAAAAAAcgacaaataataaatttcaacaaaatcacATAACTAAGTAGTATACTGCAAATGTATTGTGTGTATGAAGCATGGCACAGTCCATTGCTAAATGACAACGCTTGTTCGAATTTCATTTGAAAGTTTTTATGAGTTGAAACTGTTGAAAGTTATATGTATGATTGTGCAATGGATGTATAAATTTTAGATCGACTACGGTGATGTGTCTGCCTAACTATCATCTATTACAGGGGTTGGgaaccttttttaataaatgggtcaattattcatttttatgttgGTAAAGAAGACCTTGGGTCATAGATATTTAATCATAGTTTGCACCGATGAGAAACTTGCAGTTGCATCATTCCAATAATTATTTGGTTAGTATTATATAATATGTAGTTTTAAGATTTACTGACGGCGCTTTTATTAGGACTGA encodes:
- the LOC120345816 gene encoding protein unc-93 homolog A-like isoform X3, with translation MEDQVARQKKEKIRKIVIAFSVYSFGYFLNIGSYLAITGLQSSVNIEASIGTISLGIAYVVSFLTALLLTPSVIRKFGCKYAFLIGEIAHLLYIVANFYPVKYVMIISGVIVGVGEGMIWTTVPVFSTFFGIQHGSHGSKHRSEYIRKYAGIFFGVYFAGQEKHKDHSVKATLIAIFKHSTNFMQILLLPALLYHGLMYGFYLGELVRAYTSCILGVEHVGLSLVAISISSAISSVLSGKLIGLLGRNITIAILLVGETLAYVFCLLWRPNEDSKSLVYAIFVVFGVTYSCWKMCIISMYTDYFPKNQEIAYTVWSIWILIGIAISFVWSPLLCVRAKLYVHCVVLLLSVSCYGVAEFFYKSNYQSRELNIEVEPDEKQLFQEKDEQ
- the LOC120345815 gene encoding uncharacterized protein LOC120345815 — translated: MGRYSIKNFLFFVLSALFLSCYSLVVSIPDGSTENRTPVTERSIVIHEITGNPPTTDKPTDQVLDWKKIWKPEWTNWINISNPRPPSSTYFMNLTMKQKFLTVLHMGFKSSRVNCEDRNREDCPVWANLGYCDHERPRYTTWMAENCPESCGQCNEGNSKENEYAKCRNLRQTCERLSNFCTGPFRSHMLQWCPKTCHVCNVSDNSEAENEEGSGADAPKQTYMGVTYRWNGVQVKTAQHIQKEEDQICFPRKCGEVPIMNNRWSASRYESRFRRSMEEENRRRQRQHQSYFPRIGNRPFPDVRLKIVGGSWARKGEFPWHGLILQKVGKYVRFCGITIICERWLITAAHCLASTEFGFPETRDMINTFTVYVGRHQGMFGYMESTTQVFKKANLKKFILHPKFKITPSYRYDIALIELGTPIMFNSYVQPACLPTVNTNMNKDTLWSYGWGATLGFGPGAKYLKKVDLPYVERKECTKYVWGLPEEGVLCAGGEARKDTCTGDSGGSLVKKLDDGRFYMFGVTSYGNKHCNSRYPYSPGIYTDVAYYYEWIRNETKACCQSEKTTVHLKGFN